The Spirochaetota bacterium genome has a segment encoding these proteins:
- a CDS encoding response regulator, giving the protein MEQRAKRPSKIMIVEDEIIIADLLTNLLRRNGYEVMEVVTTGDDAIRQVPLDRPDLILMDILLIGKLDGIETARQIMERFFIPIIYLTAHADEETIQRATKTASYGYIIKPFNESTIHATIEMALSKHRLEQELLGRNEELQNLTAHMETIREEERKRIAREVHDYLGQALTALRIDSSWLISHLPEGPAGDGLAAKAKTMVQLIDETLENVKNICAELRPGVLDHLGLGPAIEWQCGEIRRRTGIHFAINSIPEEIAVDNDIAVTFFRIFQEIITNAVRHSRATEITVSLVKTDTEMVMTVRDNGIGISEEQLHNPRSIGLIGMRERARHAGGLLHILGEEGSGTKVTLTIPN; this is encoded by the coding sequence ATGGAACAGAGAGCGAAGAGACCATCGAAAATAATGATCGTTGAAGACGAGATCATCATCGCCGATCTTTTAACGAACCTGCTCCGGCGAAACGGCTACGAGGTGATGGAGGTCGTAACCACCGGTGACGACGCCATCAGGCAGGTCCCCCTCGACAGACCGGACCTGATCCTCATGGACATCCTTCTGATCGGAAAGCTGGACGGCATCGAGACTGCACGGCAGATCATGGAGCGGTTTTTCATCCCCATCATCTATCTTACGGCCCATGCCGACGAGGAAACGATCCAGCGGGCGACGAAAACGGCCTCATACGGCTACATCATCAAGCCCTTCAACGAGTCAACCATCCACGCGACCATAGAGATGGCCCTGAGCAAACACCGCCTGGAGCAGGAGCTCCTGGGAAGGAACGAGGAGCTGCAGAACCTGACGGCCCACATGGAGACGATCCGCGAAGAGGAGCGGAAACGCATCGCCCGGGAAGTGCACGATTACCTGGGACAGGCCCTCACGGCGCTGCGGATCGACTCATCCTGGCTCATAAGCCACCTGCCGGAAGGGCCCGCCGGCGACGGCCTTGCCGCCAAGGCCAAAACCATGGTGCAGCTCATCGACGAGACCCTGGAAAACGTGAAAAACATCTGCGCCGAGCTCCGTCCCGGCGTCCTGGACCACCTCGGCCTGGGCCCCGCGATCGAATGGCAGTGCGGCGAAATCCGCCGGAGGACCGGGATACATTTCGCCATCAACAGCATTCCGGAAGAGATCGCCGTTGACAACGACATCGCCGTAACGTTCTTCCGGATCTTCCAGGAAATCATCACCAACGCGGTCCGCCATTCACGCGCCACGGAAATAACCGTATCCCTGGTCAAAACGGATACGGAAATGGTCATGACCGTGCGGGACAACGGCATCGGCATATCTGAGGAACAGCTCCACAATCCCCGCTCCATAGGCCTGATCGGCATGAGGGAGCGGGCGCGCCATGCCGGTGGACTCCTGCACATCCTGGGAGAAGAGGGTTCCGGGACCAAAGTCACCCTCACGATACCGAATTGA
- a CDS encoding PAS domain S-box protein, with translation MMESNAIILLIMASSITIHATALIMSIRQIFKTNRRIAWSMITIVLVLMMARRVTPLYHVIMGNGDVAPDISYELTKLLFSIFVAVGILYIAPLFLKGERAREDLKLSEEKYRSIVENSIEGIYQTTMEGRFLMVNPALARMFGYASPDEMMERTGDIGHQIYVNPDDRERLKRMLAEKGRAHDFEAEVYRKDGSVFLVTMNSRAVRNADGKIRYIEGSAIDITERKQAELALKESEERYRNLYINTPVMLFSIDREERIIGASEQWLNVMGYSREEVIGHVFLEFHTEESRAYAERTGMPEFYKTGMCMDVPCQFVTKSGRIIEAELSAIAERDRQGDIIRSIAVLNDVTERKKAEEDLQIKSMAIDSSVDAVAISDLNGIITYVNPAFLKLWGYDSAQEVLGTRARQYREKPSNASEILRTLYTEGSWQGEVTAIKKDGDRFKVSVSSNMVPGEKGKPIAILAAFLDITERKKREESLRSERDRAQILLELHERAPELSDRELYDFVLEKAVSLTSSEIGFFHQTTEDGKKIILSTWNKKALETCTVAYGDHYAMEKAGNWVDCIRLKKPVVYNDYNRSPNRKGLPDGHTPVRRFMSIPVMDGDMVRFIIGVGNKEQDYDELDVIQLQLVAGELDKIMQRRKGEKALLESEERFRRITNSVTDYIYTVEVLDGLAVNTNHGAACKAVTGYSAEELARDPLLWIRMVHEDDREKVRLRAERILSGDPSAEFDHRIIRKDGSLRWVRDTQVPHYDEGGRLVSYDGLISDITERKRTEEALVESEKRFRTIIENTGAGYFRADTDGIFQYVNSAWLKMHGYSSPREVIGKHLAIAQVDMDMAITQTLIDKILKKRETENGESSRKNKDGTIGFITYTVNPVIMAGKVTGLEGFLIDITPYKQMVDALKKSEERFRVLFETMTEGVAIHKLVYNYKGRPIDYIIMDTNPAFTAHTGIDREKIVGKKATYAYGTALPPYFDIYEKVATTGEPARFEDYFEPLKKHFSISAFSPAPGFFATVFEDITKRMEEADALVAAKDYAENLIQTANAMIIGLDANGNITIFNEAAEKITGYTQEELVGSGWFEVLAPKDRYPAVWDEFNRVLSNEGPKNFENPILTKTGEEHIIAWQNSALYEKGRPAGTISFGIDITERKIAEEIIKESLREKELLLKEVHHRVKNNMQIIMSLLRMKADKVRDPEIARLFQDSQNRIYSMALIHERLYQTEDFTRIDFNDYTRSLIEELFCMYDVAMNRITYRLDIDDIHMGIDQAIPFGLVINELVTNAIKYAFPAGATDHGEISIRMSKANGSIETQVSDNGIGILESVDYRKMESSGLTLVHMIIEKQLQGTIKLSREKGTSFSISIPRDYRIALHN, from the coding sequence ATGATGGAATCAAACGCAATAATTCTCCTGATCATGGCGTCCTCGATCACCATTCATGCCACAGCCCTGATCATGTCAATACGCCAGATCTTTAAAACCAACAGGCGCATAGCTTGGAGCATGATCACGATAGTGCTGGTTCTCATGATGGCGCGAAGGGTTACCCCTTTGTATCACGTTATTATGGGGAATGGAGATGTTGCACCCGATATATCCTATGAGCTCACCAAGCTTTTATTTTCGATTTTCGTGGCCGTCGGCATATTGTACATCGCGCCACTCTTCCTCAAAGGTGAGCGTGCCCGGGAGGACCTGAAATTAAGCGAGGAAAAATACCGGTCCATAGTCGAGAATTCCATCGAGGGTATCTATCAGACAACGATGGAGGGCCGTTTTCTCATGGTCAATCCGGCTCTGGCGCGCATGTTCGGATATGCTTCGCCCGATGAGATGATGGAAAGAACCGGCGATATCGGGCATCAGATCTACGTGAACCCGGACGATCGCGAACGGCTGAAAAGGATGCTCGCGGAAAAAGGACGGGCCCACGATTTTGAAGCGGAGGTGTACCGGAAGGACGGGAGCGTGTTCTTGGTAACGATGAACTCCCGGGCAGTCAGGAATGCGGACGGGAAAATCCGCTATATTGAGGGAAGCGCCATCGACATCACCGAACGAAAACAGGCCGAGCTGGCCCTGAAGGAAAGCGAGGAGCGCTACCGCAACCTCTATATCAACACGCCGGTCATGCTCTTCTCCATCGACCGCGAGGAAAGGATAATCGGCGCAAGCGAACAGTGGCTCAATGTCATGGGATACAGCCGTGAGGAGGTGATCGGCCATGTCTTCTTGGAGTTCCACACCGAGGAATCGCGGGCCTACGCCGAGAGAACCGGCATGCCCGAATTCTACAAAACCGGCATGTGCATGGATGTGCCCTGCCAGTTTGTCACGAAAAGCGGGAGGATCATCGAAGCGGAATTATCGGCCATCGCCGAACGGGACCGCCAGGGCGACATCATCCGGTCCATCGCCGTGCTCAATGACGTAACGGAGCGGAAAAAAGCGGAGGAAGACCTTCAGATAAAGAGCATGGCCATAGACTCTTCCGTAGACGCGGTGGCCATCTCGGATCTCAACGGCATCATCACCTATGTAAATCCGGCATTTCTCAAGCTCTGGGGATACGACAGCGCCCAGGAGGTCCTCGGGACCCGCGCGAGACAGTACCGGGAAAAGCCCTCCAATGCCTCTGAAATACTGAGGACCCTTTACACCGAGGGAAGTTGGCAGGGAGAAGTGACGGCAATAAAAAAAGACGGCGACAGATTCAAGGTCAGTGTTTCATCGAACATGGTCCCCGGCGAAAAGGGGAAGCCCATAGCGATACTGGCCGCGTTTCTGGACATCACGGAGCGAAAAAAGCGGGAGGAATCGCTGCGGTCGGAACGGGACCGCGCGCAAATTCTTTTAGAGCTCCACGAACGGGCCCCCGAATTATCCGACCGGGAGCTCTACGATTTTGTCCTGGAAAAAGCCGTTTCCCTCACATCAAGCGAAATCGGTTTTTTTCATCAAACCACGGAGGACGGGAAAAAAATCATTTTATCAACTTGGAACAAAAAGGCCCTGGAGACCTGCACCGTGGCCTACGGCGATCACTATGCGATGGAAAAAGCCGGGAACTGGGTGGACTGCATACGGTTAAAAAAACCGGTCGTATACAACGACTATAACCGCTCTCCCAACAGGAAAGGCCTCCCCGACGGCCACACGCCGGTGCGCCGGTTCATGAGCATTCCGGTCATGGATGGCGACATGGTCCGTTTCATAATCGGGGTGGGAAACAAGGAACAGGATTATGACGAGCTCGATGTCATACAGCTGCAGCTGGTGGCCGGCGAGCTGGATAAAATAATGCAGCGCCGCAAGGGGGAAAAGGCCCTCCTGGAAAGCGAGGAGCGGTTCCGTCGCATAACCAATTCCGTCACGGACTATATCTACACGGTGGAGGTACTGGACGGCCTGGCTGTCAACACCAACCACGGCGCCGCGTGCAAGGCGGTCACCGGGTATTCGGCGGAGGAACTCGCGCGGGACCCCCTTCTCTGGATACGGATGGTCCACGAGGATGACCGGGAGAAGGTCCGCCTCCGGGCGGAGCGCATACTATCCGGGGACCCGTCTGCGGAATTCGACCACCGGATCATACGCAAGGACGGTTCGCTCCGCTGGGTGCGGGACACCCAGGTGCCCCATTACGACGAGGGCGGCCGCCTCGTTTCCTACGACGGCCTGATCAGCGACATCACCGAGCGCAAGCGCACCGAGGAAGCGCTGGTGGAAAGTGAAAAACGGTTTCGTACAATCATCGAGAACACCGGCGCCGGATACTTCCGCGCCGATACCGACGGGATATTCCAGTATGTCAACTCCGCATGGTTGAAAATGCACGGCTATTCCTCGCCCCGCGAGGTCATCGGAAAACATCTTGCCATTGCCCAGGTCGACATGGATATGGCCATAACCCAGACCCTGATTGACAAAATTCTGAAAAAACGAGAGACGGAGAATGGCGAATCTTCGAGGAAAAACAAAGACGGCACCATAGGTTTCATAACCTACACTGTCAATCCGGTTATAATGGCCGGAAAAGTCACGGGACTGGAAGGGTTCCTGATAGATATCACCCCCTACAAGCAAATGGTTGACGCCCTGAAAAAAAGCGAGGAGCGGTTCCGTGTCCTGTTCGAGACGATGACCGAGGGCGTCGCCATCCACAAGCTGGTCTACAACTACAAGGGGAGGCCCATCGACTACATCATCATGGATACGAACCCGGCCTTCACGGCCCACACCGGCATCGACCGCGAAAAGATAGTGGGCAAAAAAGCGACCTATGCCTACGGAACCGCCCTGCCTCCCTATTTCGACATCTATGAGAAGGTCGCGACAACAGGGGAGCCGGCCCGTTTCGAGGACTATTTCGAGCCGCTGAAAAAACACTTCAGCATTTCGGCCTTTTCGCCGGCCCCGGGTTTTTTCGCGACGGTATTCGAGGACATCACCAAACGAATGGAGGAGGCTGACGCCCTGGTGGCGGCAAAAGATTACGCCGAGAACCTGATACAGACCGCCAACGCCATGATCATCGGCCTGGATGCAAATGGGAACATCACGATCTTCAACGAGGCGGCTGAAAAGATCACCGGCTATACCCAGGAAGAGCTGGTCGGCAGCGGCTGGTTCGAGGTGCTGGCGCCGAAAGACCGTTACCCGGCCGTATGGGATGAATTCAACAGGGTCCTTTCCAACGAGGGGCCTAAGAATTTCGAGAATCCCATTCTGACCAAGACGGGCGAGGAGCACATCATCGCCTGGCAGAACAGCGCCCTGTACGAAAAGGGCCGCCCCGCCGGCACCATTTCCTTCGGCATCGACATCACCGAGCGGAAAATCGCAGAGGAAATAATCAAGGAGTCCCTCAGGGAAAAGGAGCTCCTCCTCAAGGAGGTGCACCACCGGGTCAAGAACAACATGCAGATCATCATGAGCCTCCTCCGGATGAAGGCGGACAAGGTGCGCGACCCGGAGATCGCGCGGCTGTTCCAGGACAGCCAGAACAGGATTTACTCGATGGCGCTGATACACGAGCGGCTCTACCAGACCGAGGACTTCACCAGGATCGACTTCAACGATTACACCCGGTCCCTCATCGAGGAGCTCTTCTGCATGTATGACGTGGCCATGAACAGGATCACCTACCGCCTCGATATCGACGACATCCACATGGGCATCGACCAGGCCATACCCTTCGGCCTGGTGATCAACGAGCTGGTCACCAACGCCATCAAGTACGCCTTTCCCGCCGGCGCCACGGACCATGGCGAGATCTCCATCCGGATGTCAAAGGCCAACGGTTCCATTGAAACCCAGGTATCCGACAACGGCATCGGTATACTTGAATCGGTCGATTACCGGAAAATGGAGTCATCGGGGCTTACCCTGGTTCACATGATCATCGAGAAGCAGCTCCAGGGCACCATCAAGCTTTCACGGGAGAAAGGCACCTCCTTTTCAATAAGCATCCCCCGTGATTACCGGATAGCCCTTCATAATTAA
- a CDS encoding response regulator transcription factor yields the protein MNNFIINEGDPMKVYIVDDSPMMIDRIQSKISSIDGLEIAGHAGEEMIALHDARKLKPDFMIIDIRLKGGDGINLLRKVKKEIPGCTVAMLTNYSSPEFREKCLSLGADYFFDKSKDFDSMSSTLSAWKKQESQADHILTTR from the coding sequence ATGAACAACTTCATAATAAACGAGGGAGACCCCATGAAAGTATATATCGTTGACGATTCTCCCATGATGATAGACCGGATCCAGTCAAAGATATCCTCGATCGACGGACTGGAAATAGCGGGCCATGCGGGGGAAGAGATGATAGCCCTCCATGACGCGAGGAAACTCAAGCCGGATTTCATGATCATCGACATCAGGCTCAAGGGGGGCGACGGCATCAACCTGTTGCGAAAAGTCAAAAAGGAGATCCCCGGCTGCACCGTCGCCATGCTCACGAATTATTCCTCTCCCGAATTCAGGGAAAAATGCCTGAGCCTGGGAGCCGATTACTTTTTCGATAAATCGAAGGATTTCGACAGCATGAGCAGCACCCTGTCGGCCTGGAAAAAACAAGAGAGCCAGGCCGATCATATTCTCACAACGAGGTAA
- a CDS encoding MMPL family transporter, with the protein MKWLVKLSIEWPKAVIAGIVAVTVFFAVMIGTNFSINVDPMKAFSRKMDVIKYYHLTQKKFSMKDMMLIGIENEKEGIFNVKTLRYVEQVIRQFKNLKVEKTYKNIITGKKETVVVPSKLSSNQIMSIINADDVMVNKTTNTIVIGNLTSRARQKAGIIDSDPEEMKRLPKSDEDLKKLLPYLEKELMANDLLRGTLFSEDGKACAIMVPVEKRIDNKLEIIRREMTFMVDAARLKDRFEGKDFYFPAKIYKTKVDGTMVDDDYIKDTVEDNKEEIRSFMMKLLKPFKRDHGEFYESLKKKEINQEYLSMVYKMIENDRVYEKPDVDITYQDCIDDLYRFVISHMDPFSRNNLESKLYNVPNIYDVGKIYGIFNDIAEKNKPANMAIYIAGMPVAEALLEEFVVNDLSIFMTLSAVVILLILFLTIRTPTGIYLPLTAVVISIIWLMGGMLMAGIDFSSGTMAMPSILIAVGSSYVIHYLIRYYEKVAGKPDADVKAVLLETTDSIDTAIFLSAITTMAAFISDVFIDVVDIQRLGYLITLGIVINMLLTFTYVPAVLALQPPPKGTRETFFEKIIMSAVMKGGENTARNAKKVFWGACIVTAVFFVGLFFLKTESSISFMFLEKNPLRQADKFINKELTGTGQMCIVFKMRDRVNLHGKAARQDLASRIDDFTAAFRTQQAMYPDLKGSPLMNAYFIDDLEKFKKNPLRDQDAIEQRVALFTDMLNEYYESEQPKKNGAAGTGASAPADDLSAMADDYMYVSGKNLTMTPQEAGVENIIGRIKTIDTAADRDAARRVIAALRNSKNTPQGKEFLGKFYYLSDFFHTDITQPVTLRKIDLLGKRLKGLTKPEAVIDGVTVKPVGNIMSITDTLKLIYKVFYHDDNDAFKKIPNVKEDGIQDKSLTDRSIIGVCLNQFASSREDVYRYLVTDDKKLMQYVVFMRSDKADFLRDFENSFNVMFKKIFPDDDPYVEKIVISGMPAINLMMNEAILVNQIQSIIVTVIVVLLACMFIFRSIAGGFFASIPITFTLIITLGVMGYLGIPINYSTLINASIAVGAGIDYCIHFIERFKYEHIVQKLDFEAAYRRTLETTGLSIVTATLTVGLGFAVLGFSSFKIIKVSGLLVTLSMILSGTLSLTVLPALIIWVKPKFLQNVKPWGIEDKLESIAQALTGRLKQMNIPGRFTGKNKQAC; encoded by the coding sequence ATGAAATGGTTAGTGAAGTTATCGATTGAATGGCCCAAGGCGGTCATAGCCGGCATCGTCGCCGTCACCGTCTTTTTCGCGGTGATGATCGGCACCAATTTTTCCATCAACGTCGACCCGATGAAGGCCTTTTCCCGCAAGATGGACGTCATCAAGTATTATCACCTGACCCAGAAGAAATTCTCGATGAAGGACATGATGCTTATCGGAATTGAGAACGAGAAGGAGGGCATCTTCAACGTGAAGACACTCCGCTACGTGGAGCAGGTGATAAGACAGTTCAAGAACCTGAAGGTCGAGAAAACCTACAAGAACATCATCACCGGCAAGAAGGAGACCGTTGTGGTCCCCTCCAAGCTTTCGTCGAATCAGATCATGAGCATCATCAACGCCGATGACGTCATGGTCAACAAGACCACCAACACCATCGTTATCGGGAACCTGACCAGCAGGGCCCGGCAAAAAGCCGGCATCATAGACAGCGATCCGGAGGAGATGAAAAGGCTCCCGAAAAGCGACGAGGATCTGAAAAAGCTGCTCCCCTACCTGGAAAAGGAGCTCATGGCGAACGACCTGCTGAGGGGAACCCTTTTCTCCGAGGACGGCAAGGCGTGCGCGATCATGGTGCCGGTGGAAAAGAGGATCGACAACAAGCTGGAGATCATCCGGCGCGAAATGACCTTCATGGTGGACGCGGCGAGGCTGAAGGACCGCTTTGAGGGAAAGGACTTCTATTTCCCGGCGAAGATTTATAAAACGAAGGTCGACGGCACCATGGTGGACGACGACTATATCAAGGATACGGTGGAGGACAACAAGGAGGAGATCCGCTCTTTCATGATGAAGCTCCTGAAGCCCTTCAAGAGGGACCACGGGGAATTTTACGAGTCATTGAAGAAGAAGGAGATCAACCAGGAATACCTCTCCATGGTATACAAGATGATCGAGAACGACAGGGTCTATGAAAAACCGGATGTTGATATCACCTACCAGGACTGCATCGACGACCTCTACCGGTTCGTCATAAGCCACATGGACCCGTTTTCCCGGAACAATCTCGAGTCGAAGCTGTATAATGTCCCGAACATCTATGATGTGGGAAAGATCTACGGGATATTCAACGACATAGCCGAGAAGAATAAACCCGCAAACATGGCGATCTATATCGCCGGCATGCCCGTTGCCGAGGCCCTACTTGAGGAATTCGTCGTGAACGACCTGTCCATATTCATGACCCTGTCCGCGGTCGTTATCCTGCTCATCCTTTTCCTCACCATAAGGACCCCCACCGGCATCTACCTTCCCCTCACGGCCGTGGTGATAAGCATCATCTGGCTCATGGGGGGGATGCTCATGGCGGGGATCGACTTCTCCTCCGGCACCATGGCCATGCCCAGTATCCTCATCGCCGTGGGAAGCTCCTATGTCATTCATTACCTGATACGTTATTATGAAAAGGTCGCGGGGAAGCCCGACGCCGATGTCAAGGCGGTCCTGCTGGAGACCACCGACAGCATCGACACGGCGATATTTCTTTCGGCCATAACGACCATGGCGGCTTTCATTTCAGACGTGTTCATCGACGTCGTCGATATCCAGCGGCTGGGATACCTGATCACGCTGGGCATTGTCATCAACATGCTGCTGACCTTCACCTATGTGCCGGCGGTCCTTGCCCTGCAGCCCCCTCCCAAAGGCACCAGGGAGACCTTTTTTGAGAAGATCATCATGAGCGCCGTGATGAAGGGCGGGGAGAACACGGCGCGGAACGCCAAGAAGGTGTTCTGGGGGGCCTGTATCGTGACAGCCGTCTTTTTCGTCGGCTTGTTCTTCCTCAAGACCGAAAGCAGCATCTCCTTCATGTTCCTGGAAAAGAATCCCCTCCGCCAGGCCGACAAGTTCATCAACAAGGAGCTGACCGGCACGGGCCAGATGTGCATCGTCTTCAAGATGCGCGACAGGGTGAATCTCCACGGAAAGGCGGCGCGGCAGGACCTGGCGTCGAGAATCGATGATTTTACCGCGGCGTTCCGCACCCAGCAGGCCATGTATCCGGACCTGAAGGGAAGTCCGCTCATGAACGCCTATTTCATTGACGACCTGGAGAAGTTTAAGAAGAACCCGCTCCGTGATCAGGATGCCATCGAGCAAAGGGTGGCCCTGTTCACCGATATGTTAAATGAATATTACGAAAGCGAACAGCCGAAGAAGAACGGCGCGGCCGGCACCGGCGCATCGGCGCCGGCGGATGACCTGAGCGCCATGGCCGACGATTACATGTACGTGAGCGGGAAGAACCTGACAATGACGCCCCAGGAAGCCGGTGTCGAGAACATTATCGGGAGGATAAAAACGATCGATACTGCCGCGGACCGTGACGCCGCCCGCCGCGTCATCGCCGCCCTGCGCAATTCAAAGAATACGCCGCAGGGGAAGGAGTTTCTCGGAAAGTTCTATTATCTGAGCGACTTTTTTCACACTGACATCACCCAGCCGGTGACTCTCCGCAAGATCGACCTCCTCGGAAAGCGTCTGAAGGGACTCACGAAACCGGAAGCCGTTATCGACGGCGTGACAGTGAAGCCCGTGGGGAACATCATGAGCATAACCGACACCCTGAAACTCATCTACAAGGTCTTCTATCACGACGACAACGATGCCTTTAAAAAGATACCCAACGTGAAAGAGGACGGCATCCAGGACAAGTCCCTTACGGACCGGAGCATCATCGGCGTATGCCTGAACCAGTTCGCCTCATCCCGGGAGGACGTGTACCGTTACCTGGTGACCGACGACAAGAAACTGATGCAGTACGTGGTGTTCATGAGGAGCGACAAGGCCGATTTCCTCCGCGATTTCGAGAACAGCTTCAATGTCATGTTCAAGAAAATATTTCCCGATGACGACCCGTACGTGGAAAAGATCGTCATATCGGGGATGCCCGCCATCAACCTGATGATGAACGAGGCGATCCTGGTCAACCAGATACAATCGATCATCGTCACTGTCATCGTGGTCCTGCTGGCGTGCATGTTCATCTTCCGCTCCATCGCCGGTGGGTTTTTCGCGTCGATTCCCATCACCTTCACCCTCATCATCACCCTGGGTGTCATGGGATACCTGGGCATCCCCATCAACTACAGCACCCTGATCAACGCTTCCATCGCGGTGGGCGCCGGCATCGATTACTGCATCCATTTCATCGAGCGCTTCAAGTACGAGCACATCGTGCAAAAGCTGGATTTCGAGGCCGCCTACCGGCGGACCCTGGAGACGACGGGCCTTTCCATTGTCACCGCCACCCTCACGGTGGGTCTCGGCTTCGCGGTGCTGGGATTTTCCTCGTTCAAGATCATCAAGGTCTCGGGGCTCCTGGTGACCCTCTCCATGATCCTGAGCGGCACCCTGTCCCTGACGGTCCTCCCCGCCCTGATCATCTGGGTAAAGCCGAAGTTCCTCCAGAACGTCAAGCCCTGGGGGATTGAGGATAAACTGGAGTCGATTGCCCAAGCGCTGACGGGACGGCTGAAGCAGATGAACATTCCGGGACGTTTTACCGGCAAAAACAAACAGGCCTGTTGA
- a CDS encoding chemotaxis protein CheD, whose protein sequence is MYFNSSAQVYGKPVKVIHAGEWHVSNSDEMILTILGSCVSVCIHDPVNRVSGMNHFMLPGHISDLDMSREKTARYGITAMKILLKNLTGLGADRSTMRAMIFGGGAMLTPPPGCTGLGEPLPNMNVRIAKLFLEMEDIRLDECDTGGTFSRKILMDVRSGKVFMRKKTRVEDLPETFLMDQVPVEAIRDRL, encoded by the coding sequence ATGTATTTCAACAGCAGCGCCCAGGTATACGGGAAACCGGTCAAGGTAATCCACGCCGGCGAATGGCATGTTTCGAATAGCGATGAAATGATCCTCACCATCCTGGGGTCCTGCGTCTCCGTGTGCATCCATGACCCGGTGAACCGCGTGTCGGGCATGAACCATTTCATGCTTCCCGGCCATATATCCGATCTGGATATGTCCAGGGAAAAGACGGCGCGATACGGCATAACCGCCATGAAGATCCTTTTAAAAAACCTCACCGGCCTCGGGGCCGACAGGTCGACCATGCGGGCGATGATCTTCGGCGGCGGCGCCATGCTGACCCCGCCGCCGGGGTGCACGGGCCTCGGCGAGCCCCTGCCGAACATGAACGTGAGGATAGCGAAGCTCTTCCTGGAAATGGAGGACATCCGGCTGGATGAGTGCGACACCGGAGGAACCTTCTCCCGGAAAATATTGATGGATGTCCGGAGCGGGAAGGTCTTCATGAGAAAGAAAACAAGGGTGGAAGACCTCCCGGAAACCTTCTTAATGGACCAGGTCCCCGTCGAAGCGATCCGGGACCGCCTCTGA
- a CDS encoding response regulator transcription factor: protein MDAARGGYHSFNRIVPLNKKIKVIIADDHRIVRTGIKQIIEECPDMAAADEAGDGQELMDKVRKSSYDVILLDMAMPGRDGLDILKQLKAEKCPTPVLILSVYPEEQYAVRSLKAGASGYLTKAAAPEELIKAVLKITGGKKYITESIAERLAATIDEVSDKPLHENLSDREFQILCKIASGKPVSAIAGEMFLNVKTVSTYRRRILDKMKMKNNSELTHYALKNHLLD from the coding sequence ATGGATGCCGCCCGCGGCGGTTATCACAGCTTCAATAGGATAGTCCCGTTGAATAAAAAAATAAAAGTCATTATCGCCGATGATCACCGCATAGTCCGTACCGGCATCAAGCAGATAATCGAGGAATGTCCGGACATGGCCGCGGCGGACGAGGCCGGAGACGGCCAGGAGCTCATGGACAAGGTGAGGAAGAGCAGCTATGACGTGATCCTCCTCGACATGGCCATGCCGGGACGGGACGGCCTGGACATATTGAAGCAGCTCAAGGCCGAGAAATGCCCCACGCCGGTGCTTATCCTGAGCGTTTATCCAGAGGAGCAGTACGCCGTCCGCTCCCTGAAGGCGGGGGCGTCGGGATATCTCACCAAGGCGGCTGCGCCGGAAGAGCTTATCAAGGCCGTGCTGAAGATCACCGGCGGCAAGAAGTACATCACCGAGTCGATCGCGGAGCGCCTGGCCGCCACCATCGACGAGGTTTCGGACAAGCCGCTTCACGAAAACCTTTCAGACCGGGAGTTCCAGATTCTGTGCAAGATCGCTTCGGGCAAACCGGTCTCGGCGATTGCCGGAGAGATGTTCCTGAATGTCAAGACCGTCAGCACCTACCGGCGCCGGATCCTGGACAAGATGAAAATGAAAAACAACTCGGAGCTCACCCATTACGCGCTGAAAAACCACCTGCTGGATTAG